The window AATGCTCTACGGACCTATCTATATCCAACTTTGTTttcagaaggaaaaaaaaaactttgtttttcTGTATCTTAATTTTACTGgaacaattttagcaaaaaaaaaaaatagtttactgGAACAAGATTGAGGgatgataaatatttttggtttagaTACTAAGACCTTTTTGGATAGGAATTTTGTatcttttttataattggttttGGATAGAAATTTGGAGATGATGCAGCAATATAAAGGTTGTTTGTTATACAGCTTCAAAACGATGTTAGCTACTTCAAAGAGATATATCAGTTGACAAAAACGTGATTGAAGATGAAGAAATGCTTGAGAGTGGAAAAACAGAACATTATCAGCTTTTTCTTCGCTAGATATAACTTATCATTACCTTGTTTGGATCGTGACGGACATTTGAGTTGCATGTGTCTCATAAACTGACTGCGACTCAAGTTTGTAGTTCAGAAAGCAGAGCACAAAATAGAAATTGCAGTTCGCTCTTTCTTATTCAATTATCTCAGAAATTTTTATTCATAACCATTTCTATTAGTATTATCACTTTAATAGTTCTCTCGTATATAGTTGTTTTCTCATATGGCTTTTGGTTGTCATCGAAGCTGATGTTAGTTGTGGAAAATAACACTCCCTACGTCTTTATGCATTGGTTAAACGTTTGCAGAGAACATGAACCTCCTTTCTACAGTATTAATATACCATTGAATGACGCTCTTACGCTtgtgttttgtatatataatgaaTCTTAGAGATCACATTTCAAGTTTGATGCACATATATTACTTGAGTTGAAGCCAAAATTTGTtaataatttagaaatagaatTACCACAAGATCTTATTTATATAACCACTTGTACTAAAATTATCTTCTGCTTAGTTATCATACATATAGATGCATTTTCATATGgcttattaattattataattattattactgTAGTCGATACAGTAGAGACTTCAGGAGGTTTATTTATGCATATTTACAAGCGATTTCCAAGAGAAGAGCACAGACTTCATGAGGTCTGGAGATCATAGGCATTTGATCTGCATCTTTGATCTCCATTACTTCTTTTGGCTGAAAGTTCCTGATCATCCAACGCTGGTAATCCTCACGTACTATATTACTCTCtccagatattatatatatacgtgtAATGGATCCGTATCCATCTTCACTGAAGCTTCTTGTCCCAGCCAGATTGTTTGTAACGAAGGGGTTTGCCCTCACCAACATTTTCGCCAATTCAAGATCCTAGTCCGCACGACAACAATCAACAAAAAGGTTGAATAAAAAGAAGAGTTTTATTTATTAAGCTTGGAGTCTTACTTTACGTGGAGAGAGTTGATACACTTTCTTGGCCATGAACTTTGGTCCCAAAAGAGCAAAATCTAGAGGACAATCAGGTTTCCCGTACTTCCCCAACACGGTGTCCAACCATTCCTCTCGTGGAATGCTTTTTAAGAACTGCAAGTTTCAGTCAAATATAAGAATCATTCGCCAGAGATCATACTAAATCAGCGTCATATGTTTATGCTACCTTTTCGTACACATAAGCAGGTGGGTTTCTTGTGTCAGGCATGAAACCTGTCAAGAAGGCAATAGCAGCAATCTTACAAGGGAAGATGTCAGCAGCAAGTGCAGCGCATATTCCTCCCATGCTATGAGCAACAAGAATCACCTTTTCGTCATCTGAGCAAAGCGAGCTCAGAAACTCAAGCAATGGTTTGCAGTAATCTTCTAAAGTCTGAATCTCTTCCAATCTGGTCATATTTATACCCGACGAAGCTAGATCAACTGCAGTTACACAGAGCCCTGCCGCCTCCAGCTGCGGTTTCACTTTGTACCAAGACCATGCGCCGTGGCAGAGCCCATGAATGAGCACAATTCGCTTCTGCCTGTCCAttgctttttttattttctacatCTTGGTTCAACAGTTTATATAATAGACGGTTGTTTCACATAATACTTTGTGTACATTGACTGTTAGGTTTTGGTCGTTTTCTAAGATCCAGAGAATGCCAAACCAACACTACATTGAATGTTAgcttatttcattttatttgaaaCATAGAAGCAATATAGAAAGCTATAAAAGTCTGAAACTTTAGGAAGATCCAATTGCAAGAAAACACTTATTTGTATCCAAATACATTTTCATCACATAAAGTCAAGCAAATCTGTGCGCGATTTCCAGGAAATGATTGATGGATCTCCAAATTCATTTCAGAAATTAGGTTTAGAGTTTCGCTACATGTATAAgaagaaatatataaaagattgtACTGTatattgattatttcaaataaaCAAGTGTATTTGATTGATAATACAAGTAGAAAACTAGtattaaaacaaaaagtatCTAAAAAAAAGACATGTACATATTGAAAATATAGTATTACTCCAGAAGAATTTGAATCCCATTATTTTGACCTTGatctctcttttatatataagtcTTCAAGATTAGATCATAATGGTTGTGTGATCTCGGGCGGGTATCATGACTTTTATTGACCTCCTTTAATGATTTGACTCTCTTTCACCTCGGATTTGACTGTGTAAGCTCGGCATGGATCGTCTTTCTTGCTTGGGATGGGTTTGGGTCTGCTGTCTATTTTCTTGTCCAGCCGACTCCGGGTCAGGTTCTCGAATCGGTCTGGAGCGAGGTGAAAGTTGCCTCCAACAATAGCTCTCCAGAGACTGACGTGTCTCGAGTTGCCATCTAGTTCTGGTGCAGGTTCCGAGCTTAATGTTATGCTTGAGATCGTTGGTTCTTTAGGATCCAGTTCGAGATTATGATTTAGTTTAATTAAATGTTGAATCGATTGTACAGTGAATATAAATCCACaattagtttaaataaaatgattgttttaatttatttacaaaaaaatatcataaataaacaagatttattgttttgatttatgtttttaccttaatttaattatatacataatacgtaaataaatactaataaataataatataaaaataagtttatatataacattcagtTGCTAGTTACCATATTATTACCGTCATAAACTCGAAAGTGTTTGAACCCATGATTCACCGTTGAATTAAGCTataaagattattattttttgcttttAGGTCATATTTTATAGAGAATTTGTACTTCTTACACACCAAATATCTCCTATTTACACTTCATACCTTATatctttctaattttctttCCTCAATCGTTACTATTTTCCCCCATTTGTATGGTATCACAACCTTTtaagtatattgagctaatttgatctatttatattttaaaaaaaaatgatttattatttattatttattataagatGGGTATATAAGAGAACTTTTTTGGGACATAAGATTAAAGTCAAAATCAGCAAGGAAGGAAgggaagaacaaaaaaaaaaatggagtatCTAGGGATCGATTTGAGCTGTGCGATGGGATCTCTCCGGAACGGAGAATTCCCGGAGAAAGattgtcttcttcctctaatTTCCAAGCTCCTCGGCTACATCCTCGTCGCTGCTTCCATCACCGTCAAGCTCCCTCAGGTATATCAAATCAGTTAGATCTACTAATCTCTCCAAACTTTTGATTAATAACCAATTTTTTGTTGTATAATAAATACTGTAGATAATGAAAATCGTGCACCACAAAAGCGTACGAGGCCTTAGTGTTGTGGCATTTGAGCTCGAAGTGGTTGGCTATACAATTTCTCTCGCGTATT of the Brassica rapa cultivar Chiifu-401-42 chromosome A03, CAAS_Brap_v3.01, whole genome shotgun sequence genome contains:
- the LOC103858458 gene encoding putative methylesterase 19, with the translated sequence MDRQKRIVLIHGLCHGAWSWYKVKPQLEAAGLCVTAVDLASSGINMTRLEEIQTLEDYCKPLLEFLSSLCSDDEKVILVAHSMGGICAALAADIFPCKIAAIAFLTGFMPDTRNPPAYVYEKFLKSIPREEWLDTVLGKYGKPDCPLDFALLGPKFMAKKVYQLSPRKDLELAKMLVRANPFVTNNLAGTRSFSEDGYGSITRIYIISGESNIVREDYQRWMIRNFQPKEVMEIKDADQMPMISRPHEVCALLLEIACKYA